One stretch of Sulfuricystis multivorans DNA includes these proteins:
- a CDS encoding DUF1854 domain-containing protein has product MRSPTFTLSRNPFGKLVFTGPDGVAHEGVTPVRAFALSSPEEGIALLSAEGKELVWIDRLADLPTPLRGLIEEEFAQREFMPVIQRIVRVSSFATPSTWRVDTDRGSTELILKSEDDIRRLRGSIHPNGLLIADSNGIHYLIPDRNRLDAASRKILKRFL; this is encoded by the coding sequence ATGAGATCGCCCACTTTCACCTTGAGCCGCAACCCGTTCGGCAAACTGGTGTTCACCGGCCCCGATGGCGTGGCGCACGAGGGTGTGACGCCGGTGCGCGCTTTTGCGCTTTCCTCACCGGAGGAAGGCATTGCGCTGCTCTCTGCCGAAGGCAAGGAGCTCGTCTGGATCGACCGACTTGCCGACTTGCCGACGCCGTTGCGCGGCTTGATCGAAGAAGAATTCGCCCAACGCGAATTCATGCCGGTGATTCAGCGCATCGTCCGGGTGTCGAGCTTCGCCACCCCATCGACCTGGCGGGTCGACACCGACCGGGGAAGCACGGAACTGATTCTCAAGAGTGAGGACGACATCCGCCGCCTGCGCGGCAGCATCCACCCCAACGGACTCCTGATCGCCGACAGCAACGGCATCCACTACCTGATCCCCGACCGAAATAGGCTCGATGCGGCGAGCCGGAAGATTCTGAAACGGTTTCTCTGA
- a CDS encoding EAL domain-containing protein: MEAAAPIRVLYVEDDPFDRELVLDVLEHAETPFALTTVGDRREFETALQTGSFDCVLTDYEILGYSGLEVFDAVQAVQPNLPVVILTGTGSEELAVAAMKRGAADYIIKTPEHIRRLPLSLNRVVEQAACALRLKQQQAEVDLAAKIFAASSDGLIITDAARKILAVNPAFCALSGYRADELIGRETDVLNAGPKDDALVAAIWGSVARQGIWQGEIRPRRKDGTRGRAWLTLSAITDPEGAVSHYVIQLVDLTERKQFEEHLRYVLQHDALTDLPNLGLLTDHLEQALSDAARQGRSVALMTLNLTRFRAVNEHYGRSVGDRALIEVARRLSDLIRASDTVARSGADEFDIVLTNLDEEDDAILLAQRILDRIAEPLDIDGHRLALDACIGIALYPKDAQDVEGLFKSADSALDHARKAGKHGFHFFDRQMNAEAQLRLRLEADLREAVAQEALEIRYQPQVDLHSGRICGYEALLRWQHPQLGAISPTQFVPLAEEIGLIDRIGTWVLRQACQQNKIWLDAGAPLLPVAVNVSPHQFRQEDLAEIVSRTLSESGLPGAGLELEITESSMIEHPTQVADVIGRVKALGVKLALDDFGTGYSSLSYLSSLPFDKIKIDQSFIRDVITNPVNAAIVSATIAMGRSLGMTVLAEGVENEAQLMFLRSRRCEAMQGWLFSKDIAADQLGMLLKEGATLKVGTAETAAEETLLLLDDEPNILNALRRLLRREGYRILATTSPQEAFALLAQHRVQVIVSDQRMPEMSGTEFLSRVRQIYPDTVRIVLSGYTDLQSITDAINRGAIYRFLVKPWDDEELRQQIREAFRVAHGLKHG; encoded by the coding sequence ATGGAAGCTGCTGCGCCCATCCGCGTCCTCTACGTCGAGGACGATCCGTTCGACCGCGAGCTGGTGCTCGATGTGCTCGAACATGCCGAGACGCCCTTCGCGCTGACGACGGTTGGCGATCGCCGCGAATTCGAAACCGCGTTGCAGACGGGCAGCTTCGATTGCGTGCTGACGGATTATGAGATTCTCGGCTACTCTGGCCTAGAGGTCTTCGATGCAGTGCAGGCCGTGCAGCCGAACCTGCCGGTGGTGATCCTGACTGGCACGGGTTCGGAAGAACTCGCCGTCGCGGCGATGAAACGCGGCGCCGCCGATTACATCATCAAGACACCCGAGCACATCCGTCGTCTGCCGCTGTCGCTGAATCGCGTCGTCGAGCAGGCCGCATGCGCGCTACGGTTGAAACAGCAACAAGCCGAAGTCGATCTGGCCGCGAAGATTTTCGCTGCGAGCAGCGACGGGCTGATCATCACCGACGCGGCCAGAAAGATCCTCGCCGTCAATCCGGCTTTCTGCGCGCTCAGCGGCTATCGGGCCGACGAGTTGATCGGCCGCGAGACCGACGTACTCAACGCCGGACCGAAAGACGACGCCTTGGTCGCGGCAATCTGGGGAAGTGTCGCCCGACAGGGGATCTGGCAAGGCGAAATCCGGCCGCGGCGCAAGGATGGCACGCGTGGCCGCGCCTGGCTCACCCTGTCGGCGATCACGGACCCCGAGGGTGCGGTGAGCCATTATGTCATTCAGCTCGTCGATCTCACCGAGCGCAAGCAGTTCGAGGAACACCTGCGTTACGTGCTACAGCACGACGCACTGACCGACCTGCCGAATCTCGGCCTGCTGACCGACCACCTCGAGCAGGCACTCAGTGACGCCGCGCGGCAAGGGCGCAGCGTAGCGCTCATGACCCTCAATTTGACGCGCTTTCGCGCGGTCAATGAACACTATGGCCGCAGCGTCGGCGATCGCGCGTTGATCGAAGTAGCTCGTCGTCTTTCCGACCTGATACGCGCCAGCGACACGGTGGCGCGCAGTGGCGCCGACGAATTCGACATCGTGCTCACCAACCTCGACGAGGAAGATGATGCGATCCTGCTCGCCCAGCGCATCCTCGATCGGATCGCCGAACCATTGGATATCGACGGTCACCGGCTGGCGCTCGATGCCTGCATCGGCATCGCGCTCTATCCGAAGGATGCCCAGGATGTCGAAGGACTGTTCAAGAGCGCCGATAGCGCGCTCGATCATGCCCGCAAAGCCGGGAAACACGGCTTCCATTTCTTCGACCGGCAGATGAATGCAGAAGCTCAATTGCGGCTGCGGCTCGAAGCTGACTTGCGGGAGGCCGTCGCGCAGGAAGCGCTGGAGATTCGCTACCAGCCACAGGTCGATCTGCACAGCGGCCGCATCTGCGGCTACGAAGCGCTGTTGCGCTGGCAGCATCCGCAGCTCGGCGCGATCTCACCGACCCAGTTCGTCCCGTTGGCCGAGGAGATCGGCCTGATCGACCGTATCGGCACCTGGGTCCTGCGCCAAGCCTGCCAGCAGAACAAGATTTGGTTGGATGCCGGCGCACCGCTGCTGCCGGTGGCGGTGAATGTCTCGCCCCACCAGTTCCGGCAGGAAGATCTGGCCGAGATCGTCAGTCGGACGCTGAGCGAGAGCGGCTTGCCGGGCGCCGGCCTGGAGTTGGAGATCACCGAATCGTCGATGATCGAGCACCCGACGCAGGTCGCCGACGTGATCGGCCGAGTCAAGGCACTGGGCGTGAAGCTGGCGCTCGACGATTTCGGCACCGGTTATTCGTCGCTGTCGTATCTGTCGAGCCTGCCGTTCGACAAGATCAAGATCGACCAGAGCTTCATCCGCGACGTGATCACCAACCCCGTCAACGCCGCGATCGTCAGCGCGACGATCGCGATGGGGCGCAGTCTTGGTATGACTGTGCTGGCCGAGGGTGTCGAGAACGAGGCACAGTTGATGTTCCTGCGCAGCCGGCGATGCGAGGCGATGCAGGGCTGGCTATTCAGCAAGGACATCGCCGCGGATCAGCTCGGCATGCTGCTGAAGGAAGGCGCAACGCTGAAAGTCGGCACAGCAGAAACGGCAGCAGAGGAGACCCTGCTGCTGCTCGACGACGAGCCGAACATCCTCAACGCGCTGCGCCGCCTGCTGCGGCGGGAGGGCTATCGCATCCTCGCGACCACCTCGCCGCAGGAAGCCTTCGCACTGCTGGCGCAACATCGTGTCCAGGTGATCGTCTCCGACCAGCGCATGCCCGAGATGAGCGGCACCGAATTCCTCTCGCGCGTCCGGCAAATCTATCCCGATACAGTGCGCATCGTGCTCTCCGGCTACACCGACCTGCAATCGATCACCGATGCGATCAACCGCGGAGCGATCTATCGCTTCCTCGTCAAACCCTGGGACGACGAAGAGCTGCGCCAGCAGATCCGCGAGGCATTCCGCGTCGCGCATGGGCTGAAACATGGCTGA
- a CDS encoding ATP-binding protein — MEEDKIQIGCESIINGLAVPTFIIDLRHRLVCWNHACEKITGKSAVEMVGTDNHRRILYDQERPTMADLIVDGADAKTLRQHYGEKRLTRSSLLDGAYEAEDYFAHLGEDGLWLYFTAAPLRDAQGRMLGAIETLQDVSDRHLAEQTLLNYQKNLEKIIQLHTAQLAETQQQLVHAEKMASIGQLAAGVAHELNNPIGFVNSNLNTLETYLADLFAIADAYAQAELAYGMESPPFERARQLKEEKDYDFLRNDILALLHESKEGLSRVARIVRDLKDFSHAGNTAMQWADLHAGLESTLNIVWNELKYKCTVTKRYGELPPVWCDISQLNQVFMNLLVNAGHAIAEKGEITIATGREGDKVFVAISDTGSGIAPENLKRIFDPFFTTKPVGKGTGLGLSLAYGIVQKHRGNIEVKSELGKGSTFTVWLPIEPPTQTAETQTAVLPAPTLQQP, encoded by the coding sequence ATGGAAGAAGACAAGATCCAGATCGGCTGCGAATCGATAATCAACGGCCTTGCCGTACCGACGTTCATCATCGATCTCCGGCACAGGCTCGTTTGTTGGAACCATGCCTGCGAGAAAATCACCGGCAAGTCGGCAGTCGAGATGGTCGGCACAGACAATCATCGACGGATCCTTTATGACCAGGAACGGCCGACGATGGCCGATCTGATCGTCGATGGTGCCGACGCCAAGACACTTCGTCAGCACTACGGTGAAAAGCGCCTGACCCGTTCTTCCCTGCTCGATGGGGCCTATGAGGCAGAGGATTATTTTGCGCACTTGGGCGAGGATGGTCTATGGCTTTACTTTACCGCTGCGCCGCTGCGTGATGCGCAGGGTCGCATGCTCGGCGCAATAGAAACTCTTCAGGACGTTTCCGATCGCCATCTCGCCGAGCAAACGCTGCTGAATTATCAGAAGAATCTCGAGAAAATCATCCAGCTACACACTGCTCAGCTGGCCGAGACCCAGCAGCAACTGGTGCACGCTGAAAAAATGGCCTCGATCGGCCAACTCGCCGCCGGCGTCGCCCACGAGCTCAACAACCCGATCGGTTTCGTCAATAGCAACCTCAATACCCTCGAAACCTATCTCGCGGATCTCTTCGCGATCGCCGACGCTTATGCGCAGGCCGAGCTCGCCTACGGGATGGAGTCGCCGCCGTTCGAGCGTGCCCGCCAGCTCAAGGAGGAAAAGGATTACGACTTCCTGCGCAACGACATCCTGGCGCTGTTGCACGAATCGAAAGAGGGGCTCTCGCGCGTCGCGCGGATCGTGCGCGATTTGAAGGATTTTTCTCATGCCGGCAACACTGCGATGCAGTGGGCCGACCTGCATGCCGGGCTCGAATCGACGCTCAACATCGTCTGGAACGAGCTGAAATACAAATGCACCGTCACCAAGCGTTATGGCGAACTGCCTCCGGTCTGGTGCGACATTTCGCAGCTCAACCAGGTGTTCATGAACCTGCTCGTCAATGCTGGCCACGCGATCGCCGAGAAGGGCGAGATCACGATCGCCACCGGCCGCGAAGGCGACAAGGTGTTCGTCGCGATCAGCGACACCGGCAGCGGCATCGCGCCGGAGAACCTCAAACGCATTTTCGATCCCTTCTTCACCACCAAGCCGGTCGGCAAGGGCACGGGTCTCGGCCTGTCGCTCGCCTATGGCATCGTGCAGAAACACCGGGGCAACATCGAGGTAAAAAGCGAGCTGGGCAAGGGCAGCACCTTCACCGTCTGGTTGCCGATCGAGCCGCCGACGCAGACCGCCGAGACGCAGACTGCCGTCTTGCCAGCGCCGACTTTGCAACAGCCATGA
- a CDS encoding HD domain-containing phosphohydrolase, translating to MNASQTPPAPARILCVDDEPSILAALKRVFRPHGYTVLTAGSGQEALELLAKEPVDLVISDMRMPQMDGAQLLEQVFQRWPETKRILLTGYADANATIAAINLGHIWRYVAKPWNDAELVSAVEQALAHSRLERENAALVALTKRQNEELRRLNAGLEEKVAARTAELQQMLGMVETAHAELKKGFMTTVKVLSSLFELRGGKLAGHSRRVAETARQLVQVLALDEAAAQDVLLAALLHDIGKIGLPDHLLDRPFITLLAEERAQVMTHPQRGELVLKAVEQLKNAAVLVRHHHECFDGSGYPDHLVGLAIPLGARILAVANDFDALQLGTLVSRPLKPAEARSYIFENRGKRYDPQVVDAFMAKVADQIPEEVQELPMRPGTLRPGMVLTRDLMHPDGYLLLAKGQAVDAQVIQQLLKIESLEGHRLTLYVRPEK from the coding sequence ATGAACGCATCCCAGACACCTCCGGCGCCAGCGCGCATCCTGTGCGTCGATGACGAACCATCGATTCTCGCCGCGTTGAAGCGCGTCTTCCGTCCTCACGGCTATACCGTGCTGACGGCCGGCTCCGGTCAGGAAGCGCTCGAGCTGCTCGCCAAGGAGCCGGTCGATTTGGTGATCAGTGACATGCGCATGCCACAAATGGATGGTGCGCAGCTTCTCGAACAGGTCTTCCAGCGCTGGCCCGAGACGAAGCGCATCTTGCTCACCGGCTACGCCGATGCCAATGCCACGATCGCGGCGATCAATCTGGGCCATATCTGGCGCTATGTCGCCAAGCCTTGGAACGATGCCGAACTGGTGAGCGCCGTCGAGCAGGCGCTGGCCCACAGCCGGTTGGAGCGCGAGAACGCCGCGCTCGTCGCGCTCACAAAGCGGCAGAACGAAGAGTTGCGCCGGCTCAATGCCGGCCTGGAAGAAAAAGTCGCGGCGCGCACCGCGGAATTGCAACAAATGCTCGGCATGGTGGAAACAGCCCATGCCGAGCTGAAAAAAGGCTTCATGACCACCGTCAAGGTGCTCTCCAGCCTGTTCGAGCTGCGTGGCGGCAAACTCGCCGGCCACTCGCGCCGCGTCGCCGAGACGGCGCGCCAGCTCGTCCAGGTGCTCGCGCTCGACGAAGCGGCCGCCCAGGACGTGTTGCTCGCAGCGCTGCTGCACGACATCGGCAAGATCGGCCTGCCCGACCATCTGCTCGACAGGCCGTTCATTACGCTGCTGGCCGAAGAGCGTGCCCAGGTCATGACGCATCCGCAGCGTGGCGAGCTGGTATTGAAGGCGGTCGAACAGCTCAAGAATGCGGCCGTGCTGGTGCGCCACCATCACGAATGCTTCGACGGTAGCGGCTATCCGGATCATCTGGTCGGTCTGGCCATCCCTCTGGGCGCGCGCATTCTCGCCGTGGCCAACGATTTCGATGCCCTGCAGCTGGGCACGCTGGTCAGCCGGCCGTTGAAACCAGCCGAGGCGCGCTCCTATATCTTCGAAAACCGTGGCAAGCGCTATGACCCGCAGGTCGTCGATGCCTTCATGGCCAAGGTCGCCGATCAGATCCCCGAGGAAGTGCAGGAGCTGCCGATGCGTCCCGGCACCTTGCGTCCCGGCATGGTGCTGACGCGCGATCTCATGCATCCCGACGGCTACCTGCTGCTGGCCAAGGGCCAAGCAGTCGATGCGCAGGTGATCCAGCAGCTGCTGAAGATCGAATCGCTGGAAGGCCACCGATTGACACTCTATGTCCGGCCGGAGAAGTGA
- a CDS encoding bacteriohemerythrin, which translates to MEAFVWSERFETGFASVDAQHRHLVALVNRVGDMLLDANPGSSGIEEVFRELSTYAATHFRGEERLMQENGVDARHLEHHRKSHRDFVEQVKEMWNQRKLMSAPAETLHGFLVAWLSFHILGEDQQMAREIMRIRQGKSPAEAHELEHTRGERSTTALITALKNLYAVLLRLNRDMAQINARLEAEVAERTKELLQSEKLASIGQLAAGVAHEINNPIGFVTSNLGTLGRYVDQLLRLADLGAATPQGEAISQEIDLAYLKTDVADLLRETRAGLERVQKIVVNLKDFSRVDQAQWQEADLLAGLESTLAVAAHELKYKADIKRDLAPLPPVRCMPAQINQVFLNLLVNAAQAIAGHGTITLKSGRAGDRVWIEITDTGCGMDAATQRRLFEPFFTTKPVGSGTGLGLSLSWDIINKHGGSIDVDSTPGKGTTFRIWLPISGPSGGHEAG; encoded by the coding sequence ATGGAAGCCTTCGTCTGGAGCGAGCGTTTCGAAACCGGTTTCGCCAGCGTCGATGCGCAGCACCGCCATCTCGTCGCCCTCGTCAATCGGGTCGGCGACATGCTCCTCGATGCGAATCCGGGCTCATCCGGGATCGAGGAAGTGTTCCGCGAGCTTTCGACCTACGCAGCGACACACTTCCGCGGGGAAGAACGCCTGATGCAGGAGAACGGCGTCGATGCGCGCCATCTCGAGCATCACCGCAAGTCGCACCGTGATTTCGTCGAACAGGTCAAGGAGATGTGGAACCAGCGCAAATTGATGTCGGCGCCGGCGGAAACCCTGCATGGCTTCCTCGTCGCCTGGCTGAGTTTCCACATCCTCGGCGAGGATCAGCAGATGGCACGCGAAATCATGCGCATCCGCCAAGGCAAGAGCCCGGCCGAAGCCCATGAGCTCGAACACACGCGCGGCGAACGCTCGACGACGGCGCTGATCACCGCGCTGAAAAACCTCTATGCGGTACTGCTGCGCCTGAACCGCGACATGGCGCAGATCAATGCCCGTCTCGAAGCCGAGGTCGCCGAACGCACGAAAGAGCTACTACAATCGGAAAAGCTCGCTTCGATCGGCCAACTCGCCGCCGGGGTGGCACACGAGATCAACAATCCGATTGGTTTCGTCACGTCCAATCTCGGTACGTTGGGTCGCTATGTCGATCAGCTGCTGCGGCTGGCCGACCTAGGCGCCGCGACGCCGCAAGGCGAGGCGATCAGCCAGGAAATCGATCTGGCCTACCTGAAAACCGATGTCGCCGACCTGCTGCGTGAAACGCGCGCGGGACTCGAACGAGTGCAAAAGATCGTCGTCAATCTCAAGGATTTCTCGCGCGTCGATCAGGCGCAATGGCAGGAAGCCGACCTGCTTGCCGGCCTCGAGAGCACGCTTGCCGTCGCCGCCCACGAATTGAAGTACAAGGCGGACATCAAGCGCGATCTCGCGCCACTGCCGCCGGTGCGTTGCATGCCGGCGCAGATCAACCAGGTGTTCCTGAACCTGCTGGTCAACGCGGCACAGGCAATCGCCGGTCACGGCACGATCACATTGAAAAGCGGACGCGCCGGCGACCGTGTCTGGATCGAGATCACCGATACCGGTTGCGGGATGGATGCAGCCACCCAGCGCCGCCTGTTCGAGCCGTTTTTCACCACCAAGCCCGTCGGCAGCGGCACCGGGCTGGGACTGTCACTGAGCTGGGACATCATCAACAAACACGGCGGCAGCATCGACGTCGACAGCACGCCGGGCAAAGGCACGACGTTCCGCATCTGGCTGCCGATTTCTGGACCCAGCGGAGGACACGAGGCCGGTTAG
- the glgX gene encoding glycogen debranching protein GlgX, whose product MHPIHHFPITTVWPGSPYPRGATWDGEGVNFALFSEHAEKVELCLFDPSGQHEIQRITLREQTDLVWHCYLPEARPGLLYGYRVHGPYDPVRGHRFNPNKLLLDPYAQDIVGPLIWNDAHYGYQVDALHDDLSFDRRDNAPWMPKCRVTDPAFSWGDDRSPNIPWHEMVIYELHVRGFTIEHPDVPPPLRGTYAGLITAPVINHLKRLGITSVELMPIHSFIDDRHLVDQGKRNYWGYNSIGFFSPEQRYSASGSPKEFKTMVKTLHSAGIEVILDVVYNHTAEGNHLGPTLSFKGIDNSVYYRLQPDAPRYYRDYTGCGNTLNLEHPRVLQLVMDSLRYWVQEMHVDGFRFDLAAALGREQHTVNHFGAFFDILHQDPILSRVKLIAEPWDLGEGGYQVGNFPLGWAEWNDRYRDCMRAFWRGDGGKIGEFATRLTGSSDLYARNGRRPYASINFITAHDGFTLHDLVSYEHKHNEANGEGNRDGTDNNLSCNYGVEGESSDPGICALRARQKRNLLATLLFSQGVPMLLAGDEMGRTQHGNNNAYCQDNPLGWVSWNLSADDRELLEFVARLVRLRHRHPVFRRRNFFQGRPIRYSSDTGIKDIHWLKPDGTDMSDEEWTQDYARCLGVYLSGEALGEVDRHGRAIRDDNFILLFNAHVDRIDFALPRLCDDCLWQVLIDTHYHAGLKPDGRFRGGERYPLEGRTLALLSQQTAATQTAP is encoded by the coding sequence ATGCATCCGATCCACCACTTTCCAATCACTACCGTCTGGCCCGGCTCGCCCTACCCGCGCGGCGCCACCTGGGATGGCGAAGGCGTCAATTTCGCGCTGTTTTCCGAGCATGCCGAAAAGGTCGAGCTGTGCCTGTTCGATCCGTCCGGTCAGCATGAAATCCAGCGCATCACGCTGCGCGAGCAGACCGATCTGGTCTGGCACTGTTATCTGCCCGAGGCGCGCCCCGGACTGCTCTACGGTTATCGCGTTCATGGGCCTTACGACCCGGTGCGCGGCCACCGTTTCAACCCGAACAAGCTGTTGCTCGATCCCTACGCCCAGGACATCGTCGGGCCGCTCATCTGGAACGACGCCCATTACGGCTATCAGGTCGATGCCCTGCATGACGATCTGTCCTTCGACCGCCGCGACAACGCGCCGTGGATGCCGAAGTGCCGCGTCACCGATCCGGCGTTTTCCTGGGGGGATGATCGTTCGCCGAACATCCCCTGGCACGAGATGGTGATCTACGAGCTGCACGTGCGCGGTTTCACGATCGAGCATCCGGACGTCCCGCCCCCGCTGCGCGGCACTTATGCGGGGTTGATCACCGCGCCGGTGATCAACCATCTCAAGCGGCTGGGCATCACCTCGGTGGAGCTGATGCCGATCCACAGCTTCATCGACGACCGCCATCTGGTCGATCAGGGCAAGCGCAATTACTGGGGCTACAACTCGATCGGCTTTTTTTCGCCCGAGCAGCGCTATTCGGCGAGCGGCTCGCCGAAGGAATTCAAGACGATGGTCAAGACGCTGCATTCGGCGGGCATCGAGGTGATCCTCGACGTGGTCTATAACCACACCGCCGAAGGCAACCATCTGGGGCCGACGTTGTCGTTCAAGGGCATCGACAACAGCGTCTATTACCGTCTGCAGCCCGACGCGCCGCGTTATTACCGCGATTACACCGGCTGCGGCAACACGCTCAACCTCGAACACCCGCGCGTGCTGCAGCTGGTGATGGATTCTCTACGCTACTGGGTGCAGGAGATGCACGTCGACGGCTTCCGCTTCGATCTGGCCGCCGCGCTCGGTCGCGAGCAGCATACGGTGAATCACTTCGGCGCTTTCTTCGACATCCTGCACCAGGATCCGATCCTCTCGCGCGTCAAGCTGATCGCCGAGCCGTGGGACCTCGGCGAAGGCGGCTATCAGGTCGGCAATTTCCCGTTGGGCTGGGCAGAATGGAACGACCGCTACCGCGATTGCATGCGCGCTTTCTGGCGCGGCGATGGCGGCAAGATCGGCGAATTCGCCACAAGGCTGACCGGCTCCTCCGACCTCTACGCCCGCAACGGCCGCCGCCCCTATGCGAGCATCAATTTCATCACCGCGCACGACGGCTTCACGCTGCACGATCTGGTCAGCTATGAACACAAACACAACGAGGCCAACGGCGAAGGCAACCGCGACGGCACCGACAACAACCTGTCTTGCAACTACGGCGTCGAAGGCGAGAGCAGCGATCCTGGCATCTGTGCGCTGCGCGCGCGCCAGAAGCGCAACCTGCTGGCCACCTTGCTGTTCTCGCAGGGCGTGCCGATGCTGCTTGCCGGCGACGAGATGGGCCGCACCCAGCATGGCAACAACAACGCTTACTGTCAGGACAACCCGCTCGGCTGGGTGAGCTGGAATCTCAGCGCGGATGATCGGGAACTGCTCGAATTCGTCGCCCGGTTGGTCAGGCTGCGCCACCGTCACCCGGTGTTCCGGCGGCGCAATTTCTTTCAGGGACGGCCGATCCGCTACTCGTCTGATACCGGCATCAAGGACATCCACTGGCTCAAGCCCGACGGCACCGACATGAGCGACGAGGAATGGACGCAGGATTACGCCCGCTGTCTTGGCGTCTATCTGTCCGGCGAGGCGCTCGGCGAAGTCGATCGCCACGGCCGCGCGATCCGCGACGACAACTTCATCCTGCTGTTCAACGCCCATGTCGACCGGATCGATTTCGCCCTGCCCCGACTGTGTGACGATTGCCTCTGGCAGGTGCTGATCGACACCCATTACCACGCCGGCCTCAAGCCTGATGGCCGTTTTCGCGGCGGCGAACGTTATCCGCTCGAAGGCCGCACCCTTGCGCTGCTCAGCCAGCAAACCGCTGCAACTCAAACCGCCCCATGA